TTATGGATATGTCACCCGCGATGTTAATTTTTACACCTATATTCTACCCTGTTGTTGTTAATTTAGGTGTAGATCCTGTGCATTTTGGTATTATTTTAGTTTATGCTTTAGCCTTAGGGGTGGTAACACCGCCTGTTGGTACTGTTTTGTTCGTTTCCTGTAGTATTTCCAAAGAGAAAATTACCGACGTTATAAAACCACTTTTCCCTATTTTTGGGCTGCAGCTAATTGGGTTGTTGCTAATCACTTTTTTTCCAGCAATCAGTTTAACTTTGCCTAAACTGTTCGGCTTATAAGTTACTAAATATTAAAGGCTAAACGCTATTGTATATTAATGAGTAATTAGCAGAAAATAGCGTTCGAAACTCCTTTATTGCATTCATATTTTAACCAGAATTAACATCATCTTATATAAAATAACAGAGTATTAAATGAACTCAAGAACATCACTTTCTAGCTGGAAAAAACTAGTTACTCAGTCTGAAACTATGGCTAAATGTCATATGAAGGAATTATTTGCCATAAATGAGCAACGTTTTAATGAATTTTCCATCCAATTACCCTCTTTTCTTTTAGATTATTCCAAAAACCTTATAACCACAGAAACTATATCAACCTTGCTTGAATTAGCTAAAGAGTGTGATGTTGAAGTGTGGCGTAAAAAGATGTTTCAGGGCGAGTCTATTAATTCTACTGAAAATAGAGCAGTACTTCATACTGCATTACGAAACAGATCTAACAAAGACATTATTATTGCTAAAAAAAACATTTCTGAAGATATTCGTCATGCCTTAGTAAAAGTTGAGGAATTCAGTAATAAAATTAGACAGGGACTATGGAAAGGGTATTCAGGAAAACCTATCACTGACGCTGTTAATATAGGTGTTGGTGGCTCTAATTTAGGGCCGCAAATGGTTACTGAAGCACTAAGACAATATAGTGATAATAGTATTAATGTTCATTATGTTTCAAACGTAGATGGTACACAAATAGCAGATGTTTTAAGGAAACTAAACCCTGAAAAAGTTTTATTCATTGTTTCTAGTAAAACCTTTACGACTACCGAAACCATGACCAATGCTAAAACGGCAATGAAATGGCTTACTGCTTCTTCATTTGATAACAAAGCAATAAAGAAACATTTTGTCGCTGTATCTTCTAACAAGAAAAATGCGATATCTTTTGGCATTGAAGAGAATAATGTTTTTGATATGTGGGACTGGGTTGGTGGTAGGTTTTCACTTTGGTCTGCAATAGGTTTACCAATCGCGATTGATCTTGGTTTTGATAAATTTATTGCGTTACTTGATGGCGCTAACGATATAGACAATCACTTTTGTTTTGCCCCATTAGAAAGTAATGCACCAGTTATACTCGCTTTACTCAGTGTATGGAATTGCACTTTCCTTGGTCATCAATCACAAGCAATATTACCTTATGATCAATCATTACATAGGTTATCAGCCTATTTACAACAAGCTGAAATGGAGAGTAATGGAAAATCTGTTAGCTGGGATGGCGATGACATTGATTATGCGACAGTGCCAACTATATGGGGTGAGTTAGGTATTAACGGGCAACATGCTTTTTACCAATATTTACACCAGAGTAACAATATTGTTCCAGCTGACTTTATTGGTTCTGTTGAAACAGTTACACCCGTAAATAATCATCACAACACCCTGCTGTCTAACTTCTTAGCGCAAACACAAGCATTAATGCAAGGTGTAAATAAAGGACAAATATGTCTTGATCTAAAAGCTAAAGGTTATACCGACGAGTATATAGAGAAAGTTTCCTCACACAAAGTGCATAAAGGAAATCGTCCAACCAATACCATTCTATTAAAGCGCCTAGAACCTCGTTCATTAGGTAGTTTAATTGCGTTATACGAACATAAAATCTTTGTACAAGGGATCATTCTTAAAATATGTTCATTTGATCAGTGGGGTGTAGAGTTAGGTAAAAGTTTAGCCCATAAAATACAAAAAGAACTAGAAGGTAAAGAAATTAATGCGGGTCATGATAGTTCAACTAAAGGTTTAATGAATTTCATTTATTCAACTTTAGAAAACACTAAATAGCGTTAATTACTCTATTATAAAACATATTAGGATACAAATGGAGGACAAAATGAAGACATATAAAAAAACAAACAAGATAAAAAGTACTCTCATAAATTCATTGTTATTATCAGTAGGTCTATTGAATATAAATGCCTCTGCAAATGTTGAGCCTGCGTCATTATTTACCAATAATATGGTTATTCAACAGCAAACTAATGCTGCTGTTTGGGGGAAAGCCGATCCAAAAGAAAAAATTATTATTACTGCAAGTTGGGGGGAAAGCATATCCACTGTTGCTAACAAACTTGGTTATTGGCAAGCGACTTTACCAACGCCCATAGCAGAAAAAAATAATCCAAAACCATATACCATCGAATTCAAGGGTAAAAACACTGTTGTGATAAATAATGTTCAAGTAGGTGAAGTATGGTTAGCTTCTGGACAGTCTAATATGTCTTATAGTATAGACAGATTAAAAATACCTCGAGATCAAATTGGCGCGATAAACTTTCCTTATATCAGGGAGTTTAAAGTTAAAAAAAATGCTTCAATAACACCTGTAGATAATGCTGTAGGTCAATGGATTTCAGCAAATGAAGATAGTGTTTTAAATTTTTCAGGAACAGCTTACTTTTTTGCAAGAGAGATTCATCAAGCAACCGGTTTACCTGTGGGTATTGTAAATTCAAGCTGGGGAGGCACCCAAATTGAAACCTGGTTATCTAAAGATTCACAATTAAATCACCAATCCACTCAAAAAATTAAAGCTGACTTTGATAAGAAAGCCTTAACATTCAATACTAAAGAGTCAACAAAGATATACCAAAAACAACTACAAGATTGGCAAACTGATAAGAAAAATTCTGAAACCAATGGCAAACTATTTACTCAAAGAAAGCCTTATTTACCTGAACATCCACATGCAGGTAAAAATTATCCTAGTAATTTATACAACGGTATGATCAACCCAATCAAAGGTTATATGGTGAAAGGAGTAATTTGGTATCAAGGCGAAAATAACGGCAAATCCGCTGAAAGAGGAAACTTTTACCAAACACAACTAACACAACTCATTAATGACTTTAGAGTTGATTGGGATATGCCCAATTTACCTTTTTATGTTGTGCAATTAGCAAACTTCAAGAAAGCACAAAGCAACCCTGTTGAACCAAACCAATATTGGCCTTATGTTAGAGAATCAATGCGCAAAGTAACTGATACGCTAAAGAATACAGATATGGTAGTAACAATAGACATTGGTGATGCTGATAACATTCATCCTACAAATAAAATGGAATTGGGACGACGTTTATCATTATTCGCG
The sequence above is a segment of the Colwellia sp. 20A7 genome. Coding sequences within it:
- the pgi gene encoding glucose-6-phosphate isomerase, with the protein product MNSRTSLSSWKKLVTQSETMAKCHMKELFAINEQRFNEFSIQLPSFLLDYSKNLITTETISTLLELAKECDVEVWRKKMFQGESINSTENRAVLHTALRNRSNKDIIIAKKNISEDIRHALVKVEEFSNKIRQGLWKGYSGKPITDAVNIGVGGSNLGPQMVTEALRQYSDNSINVHYVSNVDGTQIADVLRKLNPEKVLFIVSSKTFTTTETMTNAKTAMKWLTASSFDNKAIKKHFVAVSSNKKNAISFGIEENNVFDMWDWVGGRFSLWSAIGLPIAIDLGFDKFIALLDGANDIDNHFCFAPLESNAPVILALLSVWNCTFLGHQSQAILPYDQSLHRLSAYLQQAEMESNGKSVSWDGDDIDYATVPTIWGELGINGQHAFYQYLHQSNNIVPADFIGSVETVTPVNNHHNTLLSNFLAQTQALMQGVNKGQICLDLKAKGYTDEYIEKVSSHKVHKGNRPTNTILLKRLEPRSLGSLIALYEHKIFVQGIILKICSFDQWGVELGKSLAHKIQKELEGKEINAGHDSSTKGLMNFIYSTLENTK
- a CDS encoding sialate O-acetylesterase, which gives rise to MKTYKKTNKIKSTLINSLLLSVGLLNINASANVEPASLFTNNMVIQQQTNAAVWGKADPKEKIIITASWGESISTVANKLGYWQATLPTPIAEKNNPKPYTIEFKGKNTVVINNVQVGEVWLASGQSNMSYSIDRLKIPRDQIGAINFPYIREFKVKKNASITPVDNAVGQWISANEDSVLNFSGTAYFFAREIHQATGLPVGIVNSSWGGTQIETWLSKDSQLNHQSTQKIKADFDKKALTFNTKESTKIYQKQLQDWQTDKKNSETNGKLFTQRKPYLPEHPHAGKNYPSNLYNGMINPIKGYMVKGVIWYQGENNGKSAERGNFYQTQLTQLINDFRVDWDMPNLPFYVVQLANFKKAQSNPVEPNQYWPYVRESMRKVTDTLKNTDMVVTIDIGDADNIHPTNKMELGRRLSLFALKNEYNRDIIASGPKFQSAEIKGNKMILTFSEVGSGLATDDGQRLAGFVMAESNGEYIWANAEIIPGIKNNTQQVEISSPKINKPTSIKYGWANNPNMLNLYNKEGLPASPFSTK